Proteins encoded within one genomic window of Paramisgurnus dabryanus chromosome 13, PD_genome_1.1, whole genome shotgun sequence:
- the capn7 gene encoding calpain-7, which produces MDCTALELDAITFAKSAVQHDQKGKYNEAVFYYKEAAQALIYAGMAGSKLENIQDKVNEYMDRVQTLLNAVKAQSSEPLKSKHQLDLERAYFLVTQAFEEDEKENADEAIELYTQAVELCIQTSNETSDQVLQGKLKQLARQALDRAEGLKESLNKPVNHDKSVPSVTKASAQVRQFFPLGPDFSLHDRSQPVRAVQSCEPQGQRYTAEEIEVLRKTSKINGIEYVPFMSVDLRERFAFPVPFSDKCGKLALSPKQKAIFSRWVRPDDISNNPIMIYTVSSFSIKQTVVSDCSFVASLAISAAYERRYNKKLITSIIYPQNRKGEPEYNPCGKYMVKLHINGVPRKVIIDDFLPVDHNGELLCSYSSNRNELWVSLIEKAYMKVMGGYDFPGSNSNIDLHALTGWIPERIAMHSDNQAFNKDDTFRMLYQRFHRGDVLITTATGVMTEEEGERWGLVPTHAYAVLDIREHKGKRFLQLKNPWSHLRWKGRYSERDKKNWTPDLLKYLNFDPKTAQKFDNGVFWIIWEDLCQYYDVIYLSWNPSLFKESSCIHSSWDGKQGPVKDVYSLANNPQYKLEVNCPQGGAAVWVLLTRHITDKDDFAQNREFITLVVYKSSGKKVYYPVDPPPFIDGIRINSPHYLTKIKLTGPGTHTFTLVVSQYEKQNTINYTLRVYSVCKFNFSKIPTPFTQTKRINGQWKGPTAGGCGNYKDSYKNNPIYQFNMEKAGPLLIELRGSRQYSVGFEVVTVSAVGDSGSSSSQKKGSGDYRCGFCYMEVEQFPAGIYNVIPTTFLPKQEGPFFLDFNSTSPLRVSQLQ; this is translated from the exons ATGGACTGTACAGCTCTTGAACTCGATGCTATAACATTTGCCAAATCTGCAGTACAGCACGATCAGAAGGGGAAATACAATGAAGCTGTTTTTTACTATAAG GAGGCTGCACAGGCTCTCATCTATGCAGGCATGGCTGGATCCAAACTGGAAAACATTCAGGACAAAGTGAACGAGTACATGGACAGAGTACAGACCTTACTCAATGCCG TTAAAGCACAAAGCAGTGAACCCCTGAAGAGCAAGCATCAGCTGGATCTGGAGAGGGCATACTTTCTGGTCACCCAGGCATTTGAAGAGGATGAAAAAGAAAACGCTGATGAAGCTATTGAGCTTTACACTCAAGCTGTGGAGTTGTGCATTCAAACT TCCAATGAGACATCAGATCAGGTGTTGCAGGGAAAATTGAAGCAGCTTGCACGGCAGGCACTGGACAG GGCAGAGGGACTGAAAGAGTCCCTTAATAAACCTGTGAACCATGACAAGTCTGTCCCATCCGTAACCAAAGCCTCAGCTCAGGTGAGGCAGTTCTTCCCGTTAGGCCCAGACTTTTCGCTCCACGACAGATCTCAGCCGGTTCGAGCGGTGCAGTCCTGCGAGCCGCAGGGTCAACGCTACACAGCAGAGGAGATAGAGGTGCTCAG gaaaacctccaaaataaatgGAATTGAATATGTTCCATTTATGAGCGTTGACCTAAGGGAACGTTTTGCCTTTCCTGTTCCATTCTC GGACAAATGTGGGAAACTGGCTCTGTCACCGAAGCAGAAAGCCATATTCTCACGCTGGGTTCGACCCGATGACATCAGCAACAACCCCATCATGATCTACACTGTGTCCAGCTTCAGCATCAAACAG ACGGTTGTGTCAGACTGCTCTTTTGTGGCTTCCTTGGCCATCAGCGCTGCATATGAGAGACGCTACAACAAAAAGTTAATCACAAG catcaTTTACCCACAAAACAGGAAAGGAGAGCCTGAGTATAACCCCTGCGGAAAGTACATGGTAAAGCTACATATCAATGGAGTACCGAGAAAG GTGATCATCGATGACTTCCTTCCTGTGGACCACAATGGTGAGCTACTTTGCTCCTACTCCAGTAACAGAAATGAGCTCTGGGTGTCGCTCATCGAGAAGGCCTACATGAAGGTCATGGGAGGATACGATTTCCCAGGCTCTAACTCT aaTATTGATTTGCACGCACTTACCGGCTGGATCCCAGAACGTATCGCTATGCACTCAGACAATCAGGCCTTTAACAAAGACGACACTTTCCGCATGCTATACCAGAG GTTTCACAGAGGAGATGTTCTAATCACCACGGCAACAGGGGTCATGACTGAGGAGGAGGGTGAGAGATGGGGTTTGGTGCCCACTCATGCTTATGCTGTCTTGGACATCAGGGAACACAAG GGTAAACGCTTCCTCCAGCTGAAGAACCCATGGAGTCATCTCAGGTGGAAAGGCCGATATAGCGAACGCGACAAAAAGAACTGGACACCAGATCTTCTCAAATACCTCAATTTCGACCCCAAAACGGCACAGAAGTTTGATAACG GTGTATTTTGGATCATCTGGGAAGATCTGTGCCAGTATTATGATGTCATCTACCTGAGCTGGAATCCTAGTCTATTTAAAGAATCATCATGTATACACAG TAGCTGGGATGGAAAACAGGGCCCGGTGAAGGATGTCTACAGCTTGGCCAATAACCCTCAGTATAAACTGGAGGTGAATTGTCCACAAGGGGGCGCTGCTGTATGGGTACTACTCACCAGACACATTACTGACAAG GATGACTTTGCTCAAAACCGAGAGTTTATTACCTTAGTAGTTTACAAGTCCAGTGGAAAGAAAGTTTATTATCCAG TGGATCCTCCTCCTTTCATCGATGGCATCCGAATCAACAGTCCTCACTATCTTACCAAGATAAAACTCACGGGTCCTGGTACTCACACCTTTACTCTTGTGGTGTCTCAATATGAGAAGCAGAACACCATCAACTACACACTGAGG GTCTACTCGGTGTGCAAGTTTAATTTCTCAAAAATTCCCACACCTTTCACCCAAACCAAAAGA ATTAATGGCCAGTGGAAGGGACCCACTGCAGGTGGTTGTGGGAACTATAAAGATAGCTACAAAAACAACCCCATATACCAGTTTAACATGGAGAAAGCAGGCCCCCTGCTCATCGAACTCCGTGGCTCCAG GCAGTATAGTGTGGGCTTTGAGGTGGTGACAGTATCTGCTGTTGGGGATTCAGGGTCTTCCAGTTCTCAAAAGAAAGGCAGCGGTGACTACAG ATGTGGTTTCTGTTACATGGAAGTCGAACAGTTCCCCGCCGGCATTTACAATGTTATCCCCACCACCTTCCTGCCCAAACAAGAAGGCCCGTTCTTCCTGGACTTCAACAGTACCAGTCCACTGCGGGTATCTCAGCTGCAGTAA